A portion of the Thalassotalea sp. LPB0316 genome contains these proteins:
- a CDS encoding LysR family transcriptional regulator, giving the protein MTKKFDLNLLRIFTVVYEQGSVSKAAEQLNLTQSAISNSLKRFREEAGQEVFNRTGRGVKPTRFGQEFYERLRLPLMELESLVESLYQFDEVQQHRFTVYCHEAVHHQLRQNLDCLLANTNIEILLIEIPSDETRIYDDLINEKVDLLIDIIPAKGSLFTSTVIRQDDLCCVVKKGHPRLNEGTMSKSAYLKEQHALFDLTRFDLKFVDLITDEVLPKRKAYSEHKSLLGLVEAVSYSEAVGVVPMSLAKRYQSTFNLVLLPFPFAKRTFDSYMISLTKMKANEANRWLRDMIIKAI; this is encoded by the coding sequence ATGACGAAAAAGTTTGATCTGAATTTATTGAGAATTTTTACTGTTGTTTATGAGCAGGGATCAGTTTCTAAGGCCGCTGAGCAACTAAACCTAACCCAATCAGCCATAAGTAATAGTCTCAAGCGATTTAGAGAAGAAGCAGGGCAAGAGGTATTTAATCGCACTGGTCGAGGGGTAAAACCTACTCGATTTGGCCAAGAGTTCTATGAGCGGTTGCGATTACCTTTAATGGAACTAGAAAGTTTAGTTGAGAGCTTGTATCAATTTGATGAAGTGCAACAACATCGCTTTACTGTTTATTGTCATGAAGCAGTGCATCATCAGTTACGGCAAAATTTAGATTGTTTATTGGCCAACACAAATATTGAAATACTCTTAATAGAAATACCATCAGATGAAACCCGTATTTACGACGATTTAATCAATGAAAAAGTTGACTTGTTAATTGATATCATCCCTGCAAAAGGCAGCCTATTTACATCGACTGTTATAAGGCAAGATGATCTTTGTTGCGTAGTTAAGAAAGGGCATCCTAGGTTGAATGAAGGCACTATGAGTAAATCTGCGTACTTGAAAGAGCAACATGCCTTGTTTGATTTAACGCGATTTGATTTAAAGTTTGTCGACTTGATAACAGATGAAGTTTTGCCTAAACGCAAAGCCTACAGCGAGCATAAGTCACTGTTGGGGTTAGTAGAGGCGGTATCTTACAGCGAAGCCGTTGGTGTTGTACCTATGTCACTTGCTAAGCGATACCAATCTACTTTTAACTTAGTATTATTGCCTTTTCCATTTGCTAAACGTACGTTTGACTCTTACATGATCTCTTTGACAAAAATGAAAGCAAATGAAGCGAATCGCTGGCTACGCGATATGATAATCAAGGCAATCTAA
- the traF gene encoding conjugal transfer protein TraF has translation MRFTSSTLTFYLAITSTLSSNAYADIQSKQTKLNFSQRALTSDANPANTAIVVDQDHSHVMTGGMINTTVSLEYGELDEIFEAYNKLSGNFEPSVPPDTPTNPIEKPPLVDWDKVFERFPALEDRIDIVKDKVVSMASLLALIATEGYGKAEVYVEAPFIINTDFHGGTLLFGASYTGYAKALGILEQVEFNAEQAASELRRIPDFDPDDGIQELDLSGGVKLYYNPENQAIKVVVSNDSLLLVKSARISKINLSYSRKEFSTDYGDFYWGVKPTFYNVGMTNLGVRIGDLEDAESIFKDIRNGDYSYENGLDLDFGVSLVADNYLIAGHFKNVFESSYDFPEIDRRRFNSPYVLGQLDRNEEFTLERQLTLQAAIFTEDHKWSFSAELDANSTYDPMLDKYQWLNVSAGYATDSWWLPSARIGFSRNLVGSELSYVNAGLTFMRYVNLDIASTLDTVELDDDDYVRGLSISLGVQFDY, from the coding sequence ATGCGTTTTACGTCGTCAACACTTACTTTTTATTTAGCGATTACTTCTACCTTAAGCAGTAATGCATACGCCGATATTCAGTCAAAGCAAACAAAGTTAAATTTTTCTCAGCGGGCACTGACCTCGGATGCAAATCCGGCTAATACAGCTATCGTGGTGGATCAAGATCATAGCCATGTGATGACTGGCGGCATGATAAACACCACAGTGTCGTTAGAATACGGTGAATTAGACGAAATCTTTGAGGCCTATAACAAGCTTTCAGGTAACTTTGAGCCTTCCGTACCACCTGACACGCCTACCAACCCCATTGAAAAACCACCACTTGTTGACTGGGATAAAGTATTTGAAAGATTTCCAGCGCTAGAAGATCGGATAGATATCGTAAAAGATAAGGTGGTATCAATGGCTAGCTTGCTTGCCTTGATCGCCACCGAAGGTTACGGCAAAGCTGAAGTTTATGTCGAAGCACCGTTTATCATCAATACAGACTTTCATGGCGGAACATTGTTATTCGGCGCTAGTTATACAGGTTACGCCAAAGCCCTAGGTATACTTGAACAGGTTGAGTTTAACGCTGAACAAGCGGCCTCTGAGCTCAGGAGAATTCCAGATTTCGATCCAGATGACGGCATACAAGAGCTAGACTTAAGTGGCGGCGTTAAACTGTATTACAACCCAGAAAACCAAGCGATAAAAGTTGTTGTCAGTAATGATAGTTTATTATTGGTAAAATCGGCGCGCATTAGCAAAATCAACCTTTCCTATTCTCGCAAAGAGTTTTCAACAGATTACGGCGATTTCTACTGGGGTGTAAAACCGACCTTTTACAATGTTGGCATGACCAACCTAGGCGTAAGAATTGGCGATCTAGAAGATGCAGAGTCGATATTCAAAGATATTCGCAATGGTGATTATAGCTATGAAAACGGCCTAGATTTGGATTTTGGCGTATCGTTAGTCGCAGATAATTACTTGATTGCCGGCCACTTTAAAAATGTTTTTGAAAGTAGTTATGATTTTCCAGAAATCGACCGCAGAAGGTTTAACTCCCCCTATGTTCTTGGACAACTAGATAGAAATGAAGAATTTACGCTTGAGCGCCAACTTACCCTACAAGCAGCTATATTTACCGAAGATCACAAATGGAGCTTTAGCGCTGAACTCGACGCCAACTCAACCTATGACCCTATGCTCGACAAATATCAATGGTTAAATGTTAGTGCCGGTTATGCAACAGATAGCTGGTGGCTGCCTAGTGCTCGCATCGGCTTTAGTCGCAACCTAGTCGGTTCAGAGCTCAGTTATGTAAACGCTGGCTTAACCTTTATGCGCTATGTGAATTTAGACATTGCCTCAACACTTGATACCGTAGAATTAGACGATGATGATTATGTTCGCGGGTTAAGTATTTCCCTTGGCGTACAATTTGATTATTAA
- the rpoS gene encoding RNA polymerase sigma factor RpoS: MGINKDLDNVVVEPVSKKKKKIEKEETSSNLDATQLYLGEIGFSPLLSAEEEVYFSRLALKGDEAARKRMIESNLRLVVKIARRYNNRGLPLLDLIEEGNLGLIRAVEKFDPERGFRFSTYATWWIRQTIERAIMNQTRTIRLPIHVVKELNIYLRTARELVQKLDHEPTAEDIANELDKPVEDVSKMLKLNERITSVDTPFAGDSDKALLDVIPDEKSGGPESKLQNSDLKNNIVVWLNELNSKQREVLARRFGLLGYEAATLEDVGAEIGLTRERVRQIQVEALKRLRDMLGQQNLSLEALFQE, translated from the coding sequence ATGGGCATTAATAAAGATTTAGATAATGTTGTTGTTGAACCAGTAAGTAAAAAGAAAAAAAAGATTGAGAAAGAAGAAACATCTTCAAACTTAGACGCTACTCAGCTTTATTTAGGGGAAATTGGTTTTTCACCATTGTTAAGCGCTGAAGAAGAAGTCTATTTTTCCCGCCTAGCCCTAAAGGGTGATGAAGCAGCGCGTAAGCGCATGATCGAAAGTAACCTCAGACTCGTTGTTAAAATAGCACGTCGATACAACAATCGCGGCTTACCATTATTAGATCTAATCGAAGAAGGTAACCTTGGCTTAATCAGAGCCGTAGAAAAGTTTGACCCAGAACGAGGGTTTAGATTTTCAACCTATGCAACTTGGTGGATTCGACAAACAATAGAACGTGCGATTATGAATCAAACACGTACGATTCGATTGCCAATTCACGTAGTAAAAGAATTAAACATCTACTTGCGTACCGCACGTGAGTTAGTACAGAAACTCGACCATGAGCCAACCGCTGAAGATATCGCAAATGAACTAGATAAACCGGTGGAAGACGTAAGTAAAATGCTCAAGCTAAATGAGCGTATTACATCAGTGGATACGCCATTTGCGGGTGATTCAGATAAGGCCCTACTCGATGTTATCCCTGACGAAAAAAGCGGTGGCCCGGAAAGTAAGCTACAAAATAGTGACTTAAAGAATAACATTGTAGTCTGGTTAAATGAGCTGAACTCAAAGCAACGTGAAGTATTGGCAAGACGATTTGGCTTACTCGGTTATGAAGCGGCAACACTTGAAGACGTTGGTGCAGAAATTGGTTTAACTCGCGAGCGGGTTCGCCAAATCCAAGTAGAGGCATTAAAGCGTCTAAGAGACATGCTAGGACAACAAAACTTATCGTTAGAAGCACTGTTTCAAGAATAG
- a CDS encoding peptidoglycan DD-metalloendopeptidase family protein: MYKGAFLFCLLLLAGCSSKPHKPAPVVDIQGHVPITEQSKNTLKQSEYIVKKGETLYAIAWRANVSVEQLASINSISAPYHIYPGQKLSLKETKSRQNSSVKTPSQSNKYSTSESEKNVKKAVDQKKNQEYGGTQGGQKIDTKSAKKQSTFSQKIHRWLWPHNGKVIRTFSTKPQGNKGIDIAGRKGDNIKAAASGVVVYAGNALRGYGNLVIIKHNDDYLSAYAHNDRILVKEQQQINAGDVIAKMGDTDAQRVMLHFEVRFRGKSVNPQKYLPKK, encoded by the coding sequence TTGTATAAAGGTGCATTTTTATTTTGTTTATTGTTGTTGGCAGGGTGCTCATCTAAGCCACATAAGCCTGCTCCTGTTGTTGATATTCAAGGTCACGTACCGATCACTGAACAGTCGAAAAACACACTTAAACAAAGTGAATATATAGTCAAAAAAGGTGAGACTTTATACGCCATCGCTTGGCGCGCTAATGTCAGTGTTGAACAACTTGCTTCAATCAATAGTATCTCCGCACCTTATCATATCTACCCTGGCCAGAAGCTATCTCTTAAGGAAACAAAGTCGAGGCAGAATTCTAGTGTAAAAACTCCATCTCAGTCGAATAAATACTCAACTTCTGAAAGTGAAAAAAATGTAAAAAAAGCTGTTGATCAGAAAAAAAATCAGGAGTATGGTGGTACTCAAGGTGGACAAAAAATCGACACGAAAAGCGCTAAAAAACAAAGCACTTTTTCACAGAAAATCCACCGATGGCTGTGGCCACATAACGGAAAAGTTATTCGAACTTTTTCGACAAAACCACAAGGAAATAAAGGCATTGATATTGCCGGCCGCAAAGGAGATAACATCAAAGCTGCGGCGTCGGGTGTAGTTGTATATGCAGGTAACGCGCTAAGGGGTTATGGCAATTTAGTCATAATTAAACACAATGATGATTATCTCAGTGCGTATGCCCATAATGACCGTATATTGGTTAAAGAGCAGCAACAAATCAACGCTGGTGATGTAATCGCCAAAATGGGAGACACTGACGCCCAAAGAGTCATGCTTCATTTTGAAGTTCGCTTTCGTGGTAAGTCGGTCAATCCGCAGAAGTATTTGCCGAAAAAATAG
- a CDS encoding YqaA family protein: MKIFSRLYEWTMQWAEHKFAPRALAFLTFIESIFFPIPPDVLLAPMVLSKPEKAWNFATIATVSSVLGGALGYLLGAWMFEPIIEPAINQLGWQHKLEQVLVWFEQWGVWVVFIAGFSPIPYKLFTVSAGFLSLAFIPFLIASTIGRGMRFFLVAGLIKLGGAEMENKIRRWIDIIGWAVVFLIVAIYLYHTQTS, from the coding sequence TTGAAGATTTTTTCACGATTATATGAGTGGACTATGCAGTGGGCAGAGCATAAGTTCGCGCCTCGTGCTTTAGCGTTTTTAACCTTTATTGAATCGATATTTTTCCCTATTCCACCCGATGTTTTACTCGCGCCTATGGTGCTATCGAAACCAGAGAAAGCTTGGAATTTTGCAACGATAGCTACGGTTTCATCTGTCCTTGGCGGCGCTTTAGGTTACTTATTAGGTGCGTGGATGTTTGAGCCAATTATCGAACCGGCGATAAACCAACTAGGTTGGCAGCATAAACTCGAACAAGTACTGGTGTGGTTTGAACAATGGGGGGTATGGGTTGTCTTTATTGCTGGCTTTTCGCCAATCCCTTATAAATTATTTACCGTTAGCGCCGGCTTTTTGAGTTTGGCCTTTATCCCGTTTTTAATCGCATCGACCATTGGTCGCGGTATGCGATTTTTCTTAGTTGCTGGCTTGATTAAACTTGGCGGGGCGGAAATGGAAAACAAAATTCGTCGATGGATTGATATTATCGGTTGGGCGGTTGTTTTCTTGATTGTTGCTATTTATTTATACCACACCCAAACGAGTTAA
- a CDS encoding protein-L-isoaspartate(D-aspartate) O-methyltransferase gives MSRLVGSRIGGKSSRSGEVLAQQLANEGIKNQRVLQAIARSPRHIFVPEILAHKAYENNALPIGQGQTISQPYIVAKMSELLLEHGVPENVLEIGTGSGYQTSILAQLIPKVFSVERIKALQFQAKRRLQAMDLHNVSMKHGDGWKGWQSKAPFQAIIVTAAPTSVPEALLEQLADGGKLVIPVGDQTQVLKIITKHGEQFHEQLVEAVKFVPLVPGAVI, from the coding sequence ATGAGTCGACTCGTTGGTAGTAGGATAGGTGGTAAGTCGAGCAGAAGCGGTGAAGTTTTAGCTCAGCAGCTTGCCAATGAAGGGATCAAAAATCAGCGAGTGCTTCAGGCTATAGCGCGGTCTCCAAGGCATATTTTTGTGCCTGAGATCCTAGCGCATAAAGCCTATGAGAATAACGCCTTGCCAATAGGGCAGGGGCAAACGATTTCTCAGCCTTATATTGTCGCAAAAATGTCAGAGTTATTGCTCGAGCATGGCGTTCCTGAAAATGTCCTAGAAATTGGGACGGGCTCGGGCTATCAAACCTCGATTTTAGCTCAACTTATTCCAAAAGTGTTTAGTGTTGAACGCATTAAAGCACTGCAGTTTCAGGCTAAGCGCCGCCTTCAAGCAATGGATTTACACAACGTATCAATGAAACATGGCGACGGTTGGAAAGGCTGGCAATCTAAAGCGCCTTTTCAAGCAATCATTGTTACCGCCGCGCCAACTTCTGTGCCAGAAGCATTGCTTGAACAACTAGCTGATGGCGGAAAATTAGTGATCCCCGTTGGCGACCAAACCCAAGTATTAAAAATTATTACCAAACATGGCGAGCAATTTCACGAGCAACTTGTTGAAGCAGTCAAGTTTGTACCTTTAGTTCCCGGAGCAGTCATTTGA
- the surE gene encoding 5'/3'-nucleotidase SurE produces MKILVSNDDGVNAPGMKVLADALAQIGETMVVGPDRNCSGASNSLTLINPLRTQVLDNGFISVNGTPTDCVHLAISQLCETPPDLVVAGINHGANLGDDVLYSGTVAAATEGRHMGMPAIAVSLVGKAEKHYETAAQVAVKVIERLKAHPLKSDQILNINVPDIPLSELKGIKATRLGHRHKAETMKKMKDPWNRDIYWYGSLGAELDAGEGTDFHAVANGYASVTPLTVDMTAHNSLNNMQDWISEVKL; encoded by the coding sequence ATGAAAATCTTAGTGAGTAATGATGATGGCGTTAATGCGCCGGGGATGAAAGTTCTTGCTGATGCTCTAGCACAGATTGGTGAAACCATGGTGGTTGGCCCTGATAGAAACTGCAGTGGCGCCAGTAACTCGTTAACCTTGATCAACCCTTTGCGCACCCAAGTATTAGATAACGGCTTTATTAGCGTTAATGGTACGCCAACCGATTGTGTGCACTTGGCAATTAGTCAGTTATGTGAGACACCACCTGATTTAGTGGTTGCTGGCATCAATCACGGCGCCAATTTAGGTGACGATGTGCTCTATTCAGGTACTGTTGCGGCTGCGACTGAGGGGCGACATATGGGCATGCCGGCAATTGCGGTGTCATTGGTTGGTAAAGCTGAAAAACATTATGAAACGGCAGCACAAGTTGCGGTAAAAGTGATTGAGCGCTTAAAAGCGCACCCGTTAAAGTCAGATCAAATTTTAAATATCAATGTACCAGATATTCCATTAAGTGAATTAAAGGGCATTAAAGCAACCCGATTAGGTCATCGCCATAAAGCTGAAACCATGAAGAAGATGAAAGATCCATGGAATCGCGATATCTATTGGTATGGCTCGTTAGGTGCAGAGCTGGATGCCGGTGAGGGGACGGATTTCCACGCGGTTGCTAACGGTTATGCGTCGGTTACGCCGTTAACAGTTGATATGACAGCACATAACAGTTTAAATAATATGCAAGATTGGATAAGTGAAGTTAAATTATGA